In the genome of Mogibacterium neglectum, the window ACAGTGTTGTACTAATCAGAGGCGGAAGAGTTAAGGACCTCCCTGGTGTGAGATATCACATTGTTAGAGGAACACTTGACGCAGCTGGCGTATCGGGTCGTGGTCAGGGACGTTCCAAGTATGGAGCAAAGAGACCTAAGAAGTAATTGATTTCGGGATATTGTCCTTAATATATGATATTAAGGCGCACACGGTCGGTGATAGAAGCAGACCGAGTACCCCGTGAACCTAAGGAGGGAAGAGAAGTGCCAAGAAAAGGTAACGTACCAAAGAGAGAAGTACTTCCAGATCCAGTATACGGTAGCGTAGTGGTTTCAAAGCTGATCAACAGCATCATGCTTGACGGTAAGAAGGGTGTAGCCCAGTCAATCGTCTATGATGCATTTGACCAGATTAAGGAATCCACTGGCGAAGAACCGCTGGAAGTATTTGAGAAGGCAATGAGCAACATCATGCCTGTACTAGAAGTTAAAGCAAGAAGAGTCGGTGGTGCAAACTATCAGGTTCCTATCGAAGTTAGACCAGAGAGAAGACAGACTCTAGCTCTACGTTGGCTCACAAAGTTCACAAGACTTAGAGGTGAAAGAACTATGGCTGAGAGACTAGCTCACGAGCTTATGGACGCTTCTAACAACACAGGTGCATCTGTGAAGAAGAAAGAAGATACTCATAAGATGGCTGAGGCTAACAAGGCGTTTGCACACTACAGGTGGTAATCTGAGATGACACACCTGACAGAGATTAGATAAAAGCAGGAAGGAGGAGTTATGGCTAGACAATTTTCTCTAGAAAATACCAGAAATATTGGAATCATGGCCCACATCGATGCTGGTAAAACAACAACTACTGAGAGAATCCTTTACTACACAGGAAAGACTCATAAAATCGGTGAGACTCATGATGGTGCTGCTACCATGGACTACATGGCTCAGGAGCAGGAGCGTGGTATTACAATTACCTCTGCTGCTACAACCGCTCAGTGGAACGGCACAAGAATTAACATTATCGATACCCCAGGGCACGTTGACTTTACTGTTGAGGTAGAGAGATCACTTCGTGTACTTGATGGTGCTGTAATGGTGCTTAGTGCTAAGGAAGGTGTTGAGCCTCAGTCCGAAACAGTAT includes:
- the rpsG gene encoding 30S ribosomal protein S7, with translation MPRKGNVPKREVLPDPVYGSVVVSKLINSIMLDGKKGVAQSIVYDAFDQIKESTGEEPLEVFEKAMSNIMPVLEVKARRVGGANYQVPIEVRPERRQTLALRWLTKFTRLRGERTMAERLAHELMDASNNTGASVKKKEDTHKMAEANKAFAHYRW